The following proteins are co-located in the Stegostoma tigrinum isolate sSteTig4 chromosome 39, sSteTig4.hap1, whole genome shotgun sequence genome:
- the LOC125447870 gene encoding creatine kinase M-type produces the protein MPFGNTHNKWKLNYSAEEEFPDLSKHNNHMAKALTLDIYKRLRDKETPSGFTLDDVIQTGVDNPGHPFIMTVGCVAGDEESYEVFRDLFDPVIEDRHGGYKPTDKHKTDLNHENLKGGDDLDSNYVLSSRVRTGRSIKGIALPPHCSRGERRLIEKLSVEALNSLIGEFKGKYYPLASMSDAEQQQLIDDHFLFDKPVSPLLLASGMARDWPDARGIWHNDDKTFLVWVNEEDHLRVISMQKGGNMKEVFRRFCVGLKKIEDIFVKAGRGFMWNEHLGYVLTCPSNLGTGLRGGVHVKIPHLCKHEKFGEILKRTRLQKRGTGGVDTEAVGSVYDISNADRLGFSEVEQVQMVVDGVKLMIEMEKRLEKGKSIDDLMPAQK, from the exons ATGCCTTTCGGTAACACCCACAACAAATGGAAGCTGAACTACTCAGCAGAGGAAGAGTTTCCTGACCTCAGCAAACACAACAATCACATGGCCAAAGCCCTGACCCTGGACATCTACAAACGTCTTCGGGACAAGGAAACACCTAGTGGCTTCACCCTTGACGATGTGATCCAGACTGGTGTGGACAACCCAG GTCATCCTTTCATCATGACCGTGGGCTGCGTTGCTGGTGACGAGGAATCTTACGAAGTCTTCAGGGATCTCTTCGATCCTGTCATTGAGGATCGTCACGGCGGCTACAAACCTACAGATAAACACAAGACTGACCTGAACCATGAGAATCTGAAG GGCGGTGATGACCTCGATTCCAACTACGTCCTGAGCAGCAGGGTCCGAACCGGCCGCAGCATCAAGGGCATTGCTCTGCCGCCTCACTGCAGCCGTGGGGAGCGACGCCTCATTGAGAAACTCTCCGTAGAAG CTCTTAACAGCCTGATCGGTGAGTTCAAGGGTAAATATTACCCGCTAGCCAGTATGTCTGACGCAGAGCAGCAACAGCTGATCGATGACCACTTCCTGTTTGACAAGCCAGTCTCCCCACTGCTCCTGGCCTCTGGAATGGCCCGTGATTGGCCTGATGCAAGAGGAATTTG GCATAATGATGATAAAACCTTCTTGGTTTGGGTCAATGAGGAAGACCACCTCCGTGTCATCTCCATGCAGAAAGGTGGCAACATGAAGGAGGTGTTCAGGCGTTTCTGCGTGGGTCTGAAAAAG ATTGAAGACATCTTTGTCAAGGCTGGGCGCGGTTTCATGTGGAATGAGCATCTTGGCTATGTCCTCACTTGCCCATCTAACCTGGGCACTGGCCTACGGGGCGGTGTCCACGTTAAAATTCCTCACCTGTGCAAGCATGAGAAATTCGGCGAGATCCTTAAGAGGACAAGGCTTCAGAAGCGTGGCACAG GTGGTGTGGACACTGAAGCAGTTGGCAGTGTCTATGACATTTCCAATGCTGATCGCCTGGGCTTCTCTGAGGTCGAGCAGGTCCAGATGGTGGTTGATGGCGTGAAGCTGATGATCGAGATGGAGAAACGACTAGAGAAGGGGAAGAGCATTGACGACCTGATGCCAGCCCAGAAGTAA